The genome window GTAGAAAAGGCACTTATTGATGCTGGTTGCCCTCATGATTCTGCCGAAATGACTATCAGCTTATTGGGATTGATCGTTCTACCAGAACTTCACCTATCAAATAAAGGGCTTGTAAAAATGAAAGATGGGGCGCCACCATGCTTTGTGAGCCTATTCCCCTCAAAGGATGAAAAAACAAACTAGAGTTTAAAGGCCCGGTGATTACCGGGCCTTTATTGTTGCTATTAACGACTGCCCCTGATATAGGGTTCTCCCAGGGTTGCCGGGGCACTCATTTTGCGTTTCCCCTTGCTGCTCATTCCATAAAACAGCAGTACTCCCAGGGTCGTCAGATAAGGAAGCATGGCCAGAAGGTTCGGGGATATCCCCAGAGGTTGCAATACGTATTGGATGACAAAGATGCCTCCAAATACATAGGCCCCCAGGAAGGCTTTTGACGGCTCCCACAGGGCAAATATTGTCAGGGCAATGACGATCCAGCCTCGTCCTGATGTCATCCCCTCTATCCAGGACTTGCTGTAGGCTGTAGACAGGTGTGCTCCGGCCATTCCGGCAAAAGCACCGCCCACCATAACGCAGGCATATTTGATTAGACCTACATTGATCCCCAGTGTTTCAGCTGCTTTAGGATTCTCACCTACAGATCTTATGGTGATGCCCAGTTTGGTATATTTCATGATGAACCAGACAATAACCCCCAGTAACACAGAAAGGTAAAAGTAGGCATCCTGGTAGAACAGAACTTTGCCTATAACCGGAATCTTGGAAAGACCGGGAATGGCAATGGCTGACATTTTTGTTTCCAGAGGACGACCAATGAAAGGTTTTCCCCAAAGACCGCTTAATCCAAGACCCAGCATTGTCAATGCCAAACCGGAAACAACCTGATTTGCTCTCAGACTGATAGTGACAAAGGCATGGATCAATGAGAACAAAGCACCGACAATTATCGCGGCAATCATTCCCAACCAGGGATTCCCTGTTGTAAATGTAACAATAAAACCCGTTACAGCACCCAGGGACATCATACCCTCTATTCCGAGGTTCAGTATGCCAGCGCGTTCTGTGACAACTTCTCCCAGGGTTCCCAGAAGAAGAGGCGTTCCCGCTACAATAGTACGCACCAGGATCGATGTTAATATTTCAAGCATTATCTGATTCTCC of Oceanispirochaeta crateris contains these proteins:
- a CDS encoding ABC transporter permease; the encoded protein is MLEILTSILVRTIVAGTPLLLGTLGEVVTERAGILNLGIEGMMSLGAVTGFIVTFTTGNPWLGMIAAIIVGALFSLIHAFVTISLRANQVVSGLALTMLGLGLSGLWGKPFIGRPLETKMSAIAIPGLSKIPVIGKVLFYQDAYFYLSVLLGVIVWFIMKYTKLGITIRSVGENPKAAETLGINVGLIKYACVMVGGAFAGMAGAHLSTAYSKSWIEGMTSGRGWIVIALTIFALWEPSKAFLGAYVFGGIFVIQYVLQPLGISPNLLAMLPYLTTLGVLLFYGMSSKGKRKMSAPATLGEPYIRGSR